The stretch of DNA TGTAATGATCTCTGAACTCAGGAAGGACACACGCCATTGATCCCAAATAATCCGGAAATAGCTTTTTCCCAGGACCGTCAAATCTGCAATCTGCACCATGTCTTTTCCTGATTCTGGTTTTCATCCCATTTATCATTTATTCCAACTCAAAAAAGCTTCTCTTTTTGTTACTGATAATAACATCTTTCGCTACACCCCGCCGGAAACACTGTCCGTTTTAACGTATATTTAAATTCCCTCTCATTTTCTGCAGCGTCCAGGATTTCCAACGCTTTTCGCAAATTCCGGATATCTTTTTCCATGTGATCCACATAGTTTCCCCGGCCAACCAGCTTCAGATGCGTGATCCCTGCCTGCTTCAGCTGATACAGTGCACACAGTCCACAGCCTGTCTCACCACAAAGATATCCGGATTCATCATATGCTTTCAGATCCGGTTCCTGATCCCACGCCTGCTCCTGAAGAGCCATTATTTTTTCCGGAACAGCATCACCATTCCGTACAGTTCCAAGCCAATAGGACACCCTGCAAAGATATCCCATCTCATCACAGTGAAGAGAATTACAGAATGCTCCCGTAAACTGGCACATTTCATTCAGCACAAAGGCCTCGAACTGCATTCCCGCCTCCGGTCGGATCCCAGCCTGTTTTTCCACTTCTCTCTGAGATGCAATAACAGACTGCATATCCCGGAACGTGTTTTTCCGATGAAAGATCAATCTCTTCAGAGGAAAGCGCCGGAACATCTTCAGCATTTCACTGTTCACTTCCCCCGTCTCTCCGCTGAGATGGATCTCACAGGAAATCCCCCTGTTTTTCAGATAAACAAGAAGCGCCGGATCTGCAATGATATAGCTTCGAAATCCAATTCCCATGCACTTTTCTAT from Blautia sp. SC05B48 encodes:
- a CDS encoding U32 family peptidase, giving the protein MKITAGLGSIDEYERFVQAGADEFFCGYVPFSWAEKYGTVMPLNRREVLCCNVQLGAYSELEILSRMVKKYKKPVHLTFNSLYYLPEQYPEIGDIIEKCMGIGFRSYIIADPALLVYLKNRGISCEIHLSGETGEVNSEMLKMFRRFPLKRLIFHRKNTFRDMQSVIASQREVEKQAGIRPEAGMQFEAFVLNEMCQFTGAFCNSLHCDEMGYLCRVSYWLGTVRNGDAVPEKIMALQEQAWDQEPDLKAYDESGYLCGETGCGLCALYQLKQAGITHLKLVGRGNYVDHMEKDIRNLRKALEILDAAENEREFKYTLKRTVFPAGCSERCYYQ